CCAAAACAGGGGCAAATAAGCCATTTGGTAGTTTTTTGTTAGTTATGTAATGCCaaatattatttcagaattatttactcAGCGCTGTTCTACAGTTGGAGTAAAAAACCTGTGTTCATCTGTGATGCACTTTTTGTTGAGCTAGCTTTCCAACTCTTATCCCCTACTTTGCAGGTCTAAATTCCAGGGAAAGGCTTGCCTGCCAGGGTTTGACCGAGCTCTTCTCTCAATACAGTTCATTGACTGCATCCTCAGAATAGCAATATAGTTCTTTCATGAGAAACTATTTTTCTAGCAGCTAAAAGCCTAATGCCAACCTACTGATAGAAAAAACATGTATTCTAAGGTGTGGGTTCTAgagctgattaaaaaaacccctatgaACTCATGAATACTGAGAAAAGGAGTAGCAGATAAATACCCTTCTCAGTCTGAACTGAGCAAACTTGTTCATTTTTTGTGCTGAAGCACCAGTATGATTTTTATATTCATACTGAGTAGTCAGAAGTAGGTGAGGACAACATTTCTGAGGTGCAAAAGCATTGAGACCTGATATTAGGAGATCTTACTATCAGTGAGGTAAAGATAAATAAGTAACATAAACACTGACATTGGCTGAGCCTGGGGTTATATTGAAAAATATAGGCAGACAAGTTTGCCATGAACCTATCAAGCTGTAATATACTGCTGGCCTGGGTATTACTGGCTCACTGCAGAGAGAATtagtgtaatttatttttatgtaagaTAATGGGAAACAACGATGAGGAGAAAGTAGGAGGAATTTCGGTAGCTAATCATATTtaaggagggagaggaagttaaacaaaagtaatttcacATAGACTATGGAATAGGAAAGTGTGTCCTTCTCCATACTTCCCCAGGCCCTCTTGATTGTGACCCTAATGAATAACCCTGATCTTATTTAACATTCTCAGAAGTTTGATTTGCAGGAGATAAAATTACAAGTGCTTCAGGGTGGTCTAAATAAAAGACATGATGTCAGAAGAAGTTAAACtttctggcttttaaaattGGTCATATTTCTGTATTACGAAAACCAGTAGATTGGTATCACAGTAGCACATGTATCATACAGAACAAAGGCAAATCAAAAGTCCTGCTGCTAATGAAGTTCGTAGCATAAGGAGATATTCTTATTTTCAGTGCAGAGAAATTATATGAAGACTTGGCTTCATCTATAAATCTGGTCTTATTTTCATGCACTCTAACTGCATTTTAaccagcttttttcctttccttttttctctctctttgcatgctttatttcttttgtttggcaTTAGGAGCAAAAGCGTATAGATGGCACCACCCGTGAGGTGAAAAAGGTTAGAAAAGCCAGGAACAGACGCCAGGAGTGGAATATGATGGCATATGACAAAGAGCTTAGACCTGACAACAGGTTGTCTCAAAGTGTGTACCATGGAGCATCTTCCGAGGGATCACTGTCCCCAGATACTAGGTCTGTTTACAGCAAAGCTGTTTGTTATACCACAGTTGTATGTTCAGCAATACTGAGTAGAATTAGGTGTTTCTACAGGATGGGAATAGTTAGACAAAACATACAATGCATgtttaaaacattcttttcaaaattattttaaagcataaatgACATAACAGATtctgtaatgatttttttcttcctcagcttcACATGAGCATTTTGTCACCGTAATGTCATGCACTGCAGAGGAAGAAGTGTTTGCTTTCTATTTGATCTTCAGTAGCTGTAGTTACAAAAGCATTTAATCCTCTACTAGATAATGTCAGTAGCTCTTCCTTAGTGTCTCATTTGTTGTTTGGTGCTCTGCTGGTagcttaataaatatttttctgtgatctACTCAGTCGAGAATACTTTTGCCTGTAACAGAATGCTTCAGTGGGAGAAGAGTTCAGCTATTGATGTTACATTAGTCTAAAAAGCAAGCTACAAAACCAGATGAGATGTTATTGCTTGAAATACCAAAAATCTCTGCTTAGAGATACGCAGCAGAATTCATCTTCATTGACTGAGATTCCCTTTGAGCTCAGTGGGAGTTACTTGATGTGCGTTGAAATCTTAGTTTTTTCGCTAAGCTGGTCTCTCCAGAGGATTTTCCcacttattttatttcctctgtctGTTGTGATTAACTATTATAATAAAGATAGAAATAATAGAGTCCACTGGAAAAAGTGTTTAAATTGTTAAATGGCCAGGTTGAGGAGGTAGCTACCACTGCAAGAATATGGACTGCTAGCTTTAGTCCACTGTCCAGTGGggattacttttaaaaaaaacctactcAGAACTTTGTAACACTGTGGTCTTTGTGAAAAGTAATGAACTTGTAATTGAAACATAGTATTTGATATTGCTATTGGTCGTTGAATAATGTATTAGACTCCCTGCCTGTCTGAAaacctttgtttgtttttgacaGTTTCTAATGCAAAACTTTTGTCTCCTATTAGTCTTAATGAAGCACTGCAGACTGACAAAGCTTTCCATAGGTTGATCTAGTAAAAGAGTAAAAGGTGTGGATTTTTTCATCAGGAGATCTGTTTCACACTAtttgagtcttttttttttttttttttccctccgaTTTAACACCTTGCTTCCAGGATTCCTGAGTTTAAATTATCATGTAgaagtgctttgtttttttctccctgcagtgTCAACATGTATTTGGCTGTTTGCAGATATCTGCGGTATTTGCAGTctgtaggatttttttcaagcagaaattgTAGGATGCATCTCTGTGTTGGATTTTGATGTTGTGGCATGACAGATACCTTGTATTTATATAAGCctttcatattttataaattatggGGTGTTTTACATTTCAGTGAATCAGATATCTGAGATTGAATCCTGAAGTCTGTTTCATATCCATGAAGGGTTAATTCTGCGAATGATAGTGAAGAGAAGGCTTTTCTaaagtacaaaaaaaccccaaaaaaaccaaacaaaaccgCTCGTATTTCTTACTGTTTGCTAATTGTAAGACTTAAGCATTAAATGTTGACATCGCAGTGTTTGGACTGTGTCAATTTACAATGTATTTGTTATACTTATTGTACTTTAGAGAGAGAAACACAAGCTGAATCCAAACAGAAACCAGCAAATTAATGTGAGAAAAgtaagaacaagaaaagaagagtgggagagaaggaaaatgggCATTGAGTTCATGAGTGACGCAAAGAAAATGGAACAGGCAGGAAGCATGAAAGAGGACAAAATGCCCAAAGggtttgttattttgttttactcaAAGCCCTGGCTTTTTGTTGCTTACCTTGCTTCCAGTCTCACAGATAAATGCATCAGTTTACTGTGTTCACTAAAAGCCAGGCTGCACCATTGTTCATTACTAAAACAAGTCTTCACAGTAATGGGATGAAAAGATACTTTTGCTCCCTCTCTTGGGCTTATTTGACAGAGCATCCTAGACTTTGTATCTTTATGAACTCTCTGCTCAACTAATACTTACATTTCCCAGTTTCTTTAAGCCTTTCCAACAAAATTAATTgtgcaaggaaaataaaaagcattttctaacTTTTGAAATTGGGTTTCTCTTCATTGGTGAAATTTGTACTTCTGCATAATCGCAAGTGCTTGTagtattgcttttctttttctgctgccaTCGTTAACTTGAGGCAGGCTGGTAAGTATTATAATTTCCAATACTGGACTGTCAAAATCATTGACAAAAACCATAAGCTTCCTTATGGCTACTAAAATTCTTGTGCTTTCTGTGGACTTAAAAGGGAGCAGTGCTTGATAAATCGGGGAGTCCTCttgcaaggaaaataatgctgatTGTAttctttttagctttttttgtCAGTTATTTAGATAATGCCCTGTTACACTCACATAATCTGTTCTTCTGCAtcaatttactttaattttagGTCCCATGCATCTGATGTTACAGATTATTCTTATCCTGCTACTCCGAATCATTCCCACCATCAGCAGATAGCAATGCCGTCATATGGAGCAGGAGATGGTCCCCAGTACATGGCAGCATCCCAAAGCCATGAGCACGAATACAGACCACCCTCCACCACTGTACGACACGCCACTTTGAACAGACCTCAGCAaccacctccacctccacccCAGCCTTCAGAtggccagcacagctcagtaCCTGTGGTACCAGCAGAATATGGGTAAATCTCCTGATTTATTCCAGTGGATTCTTGGCAAAACCAGAGGAATGCACATTTTTCATAACTATTGTAATGTGTAACGCATCAAACAAAAAGACCCCAAATACACTAGTTACATCCTTGGGGAGGACAGAAGAAAATTGGTATAATTTCTATGTATGAACTGAATTTAAGTGAAGAAATAGTGAAAGCAGAAATAACCAAGTGTGTATTGAATATGGTGAAGTCAGCATGGTTGTAAAATATTAAGGGTGCCTATTACAATATTGAAGAGggaataattttcctttaaagtgGAAAGTAGTTACAGGATAATTTGGATAATACTTTAAACTTCAGGAAATGTGCAGAAAGAGTATTGTTGATTGTGGCAGtctctcctgcatccctgaaaTGACTTTTTAGAGGAGCTTGTGATCGAGTTGGAAGGGGTCTCCTCAGACACAAATTCCATACTGCCACAGGAGGAATGCCACTTTTTAATTCAAGATAAGAGATTTATCAAACCCCTGTGTAGATACTTTGCCTGAATGCATTCTGAAGGAAGGCTTGCTCCAGACTACTGGTTCTCCTGTAGCAacaaaacatctgttttctaATGAGTCTGTGTCTGTCCTTTTGTGTAAATAGCTTAAACTTTCAAGTTGTAACCCCAGGAAAGCTGTAGTCATTCTTGCCTGTATTGTTTTATACTATGCAGGCCAAGGTTTGTCATCCTTGCTTGATGCATCCTGGGATAGCATTTGCCTGATTCATGGCTATCATGCTGCAGATGACTCAGTTAGGAGTgactgctccagcctgcccttTCTGTGTTGTTTCCAGTGTGTAAGACATTGTTGTGCTTAGTCCTCAGGTCCGTGACCATTGTCAGGGTGTTGCAGTTGTCATACATTGGCATGTGTCACTCAGTGTCATCAGTCACTTGGTTCAACTCCTGTCTCCTGTATCTAGTTCTTTACCTACTTCAAAACTTACAAATTCTCATCTGTTTTCTGCTTAAGATTTCTTCTGATGAcatttcaagaaagaaatgagCTCTTCCCTGTGCTTCCTATTTAAAGAATCAATCAAATGTATCAATTTAATTAAATGGTATTTAAACTGATAAACTTAACCGAAGAAGCACATGAGATACATTTACCTTTGGGTAAATCTTTCCTTTCATACTTTCCATTGTTCTCCATGTCTGTGTCCTCTGTTGTCTCTTGGCCTTCTATGGAACTGAAGGGCATAGTCTGCAGTTTTCTTAGTCCCTTCTTCATTGAAGACTTAGTACTTAACAGTCCCACAGAGTAGAAGTTTAATaataaatgcagctttttaCTTAACTAGGCAGGAGAATTAAGATAAAAAGCTCACTTTGTAGAGTGCTGAAAGGATATTGTCTTTAACTTCAACATTTGTCTTAAATCTCAATGTATCACCAATATTTGACAATTCATACACATATAATCACTTGCACATTTAAGCCACTAGTTTAAATTGcctttgatttttgtttcacctgAGGTTGGATGAGTGTAGTTTAAGGGGCGATGATTCTGTAAGTCCTAACTCTGaatgcattaaatatttttgttctgttttatatAGGATGCTCCCTGCTCAGATGGTGGATTATTACAATCCTACAGGTCCTCCCCCTCCGCCTCCCCCCCCTATGATTCCTTCAGCACAAACTGCATTTGTCAGTCCCCTTCAGCTTCCTGTGCCACCTTCCCATTCCGGACTGGTGACTGGCTCTACATATGCAGCTactcatcctcctccttctggTGGGCTTGTTGtcactgctcctcctcctcccggcccacctcctccccctccaggcccacctgctgcaggtgcatccctctcttcctcccccatGCACGCTCCTCCGGCGTCGGAGGCGAAGCAGGCACCGATGAGCGATGCACGGAGCGATCTTCTGGCTGCCATCAGGATGGGTAAGTGCACACCGAGTTTTAggtattcctttttttcaatGAGAGCATTGTGTTTTCCACTGAAATGAGTCTATGGcttcttttcccagctgggcagATTTCACTAACCATAGGTACCTACCACACACCTGTTCTGACATTTGTCAGCCATGATTCTGGATCATTTTCTAACTCCTAAAGATGCACAGCTTTGTCAGGCATGTTCTAGGGTTTGTGTGGACATAATCTAAAGAAAACAGCACTTGTGTTCATTATGTAAAGTGCCAGTAGATGCACGTGGATTTTTGCTTCTGTTCAGAAGAACTGAGTTACCCAACACCAGGCTTCAGCCCACTGATTTTTCAACCAGTGACTAATGGCTCTTCCTGACCTGGCTTACAATATGGAGCTGTAGGTCTAATGGTATTTCCAAGTACAGTTTTGAAAACTTTCATCTTTAGATCAAAATGGCCTGTACAGTCTTGAATATTTAGCTTCAACATACTGTTAAGAGTTTTAGAAGTCCAGAAGTATTCAGTTTCTGAGAAGTAATTCCCATCtgccttttttgtctttccctcttccttgcTCAGGGAGGCTCTCTTAACTCagtgcttgctttcttttttcccgtTCTTCTTCCTGAGTATATTGTTGGAATACAATAAACTCAACACCAGCAGCGTGAAATATGAAATCTCTTGCCTGAAAAGCTTTGTCTGAGAGTAATTGTCTCTGCAGGAATCCAGCTGAAAAAGGTGCAGGAGCAGCGTGAGCAGGAGGCGAAGCGTGAGCCCGTTGGCAATGACGTGGCCACCATCCTGTCAAGGCGCATTGCTGTGGAGTACAGCGATTCCGACGACGACTCCGAGTTTGATGAGAACGACTGGTCAGATTGAACGTGGTCCAAGCCTACTGGCAACTACATTAAATACTTGGCTTCAGTGATTGCTTTCTTAGCAAGATGTAAAGCAGGACGTTGACATGTATTAAGGCTAGTGAGGGAAGTGCTAAAATTGAATTGGTATTATTCAGAATGCTGTAGCTTAGCAACTCTGGTAATAATGATGTGATTATGCTTATGCAGATCAGAAACTTGTCTTACTTTCAGTATTTACTGCATAATACTTAAGTGCCACTAAATGTAGCAACTCTTGTGCTGCGTGCAAAATATGCTGCAGTTGTTGCACTGTTACAGaaccagcattttattttactttcctgTTCTTGAAgggataaaatatatttttttgacTTTACATCTTATTCTTTTAATCATGTAAGCAACATAGATACTTGTGAATTGGTCTGGTTGTTAGTCTTTGAGGGCAGTTAACTGTATGGCTGAGTGAAGTGTTGAGTTCCATAAATGTGACTTTTAGCTTTTTTATTAGGGACTAATTATGCCCACCTTAGTCTATTTTTAACTACTTCTGGGCTTAAGTTTTTATGCATACAGAATTGATTTTATACTATCTTCgtttttatcttaaaaatgtAGCAGATGATGAAATGTATACTTTGAAAAATGAATCCACATGATCCAAGAAGAACATTTGGTGAGCAGACAGGATATGTCTGTAACAGTACCAGCTCTAAGTTGCTGGCTGCTTGTTGAAAAGAGTGTTGGGGGGGCTCTCTGCTGGATAGCAGATGCATGTCCATGTTataattgaaaatgaaaatacctGTAGAGCTTTTCAGTCTTATGATAAGGTCAACTGCATGCAGGATAGACCTGATTGAAACCCTGTGGCTATTGCAGTGCAGAAATGCTACTGTTATGACTAAATATTGGAACAGTCCAGATCTAGCAATCAGATACATTTCACAAGTATTAAACTTGGTCTTTATGCCTGTAGGTATAAATGTGTGTAAATAAGTTTTGTTGTTGATTTGTACATGTGTAGTCATGTAGCACATTTACTCAGAAGTCTTTCTTTGAATGTATATCTTTACCAGTACCCCATGGATAAAACATGGGCAGTTAAAGCAGTTTTAATGGCTGTTGAGGTACTATGccatatatatacacacacacttttttgGTCCTTTCCTAGGAATAGTTGCTGCCATAAAGTCTGCTTTGActgtctctgttttcctttttttttttaaaaatcagcagtgcagtattaaatattttttttccctctcttctggACTCAGAGTCAGGCTGCTGCTTTGCCCAATGaggcttttaaattttattcataGCAGGGGAAGAGTTCTTTCCTTACCAGATTACAGTTTTAATCTTTGTGACAGAAGTCTGTGTAATTCCAGGCCTAACATTTGGTAGAGCTCCTTTGTTCTGTGAGGCCCCCTGTCTGTTCTTAAAAGAAGTATGTAaaataagaagagaaatggaaggTGATTGTCTAACCTGTGTTTACACCATTAACAGTTTTAGTCCTGAGAATGTAACAGTCTAACACGATGTTTGCATGCAAACTGTTGGCTACTGCATTGCTGTTTAATCTGCATATGATGTTTCAATCTGTGGTGGCTGCCTGTATGGTAGAGGGGTAACGTGCTGCCTCAGTGCTGGTGTTAAAATTTATCACACAAAGTATGACAGATCTCTGCATAGTGGTGAGCAACCACAGCTCTTGGTAACCAGGGGCAGCTGAAGGTACTCGCTGATCTCcgtcccagctggagctggttttgtctttgccttaaaatgcagagctgaagtctgctttattttgtgtCCTGGGGTCTGAGGTCTGTGTGTCCACCATAGAGGACAGAAGTTAGGCTGTAGCCTGATGGTGGTTTTCATCACCATGTGAGAGATGGCTTGTCCT
This Corvus moneduloides isolate bCorMon1 chromosome 2, bCorMon1.pri, whole genome shotgun sequence DNA region includes the following protein-coding sequences:
- the WASF3 gene encoding wiskott-Aldrich syndrome protein family member 3 isoform X2, which produces MPLVKRNIEPRHLCRGALPEGITSELECVTNSTLAAIIRQLSSLSKHAEDIFGELFNEANSFYIRANSLQDRIDRLAVKVTQLDSTVEEVSLQDINMKKAFKSSTVQDQQVVSKNSIPNPVADIYNQSDKPPPLNILSPYRDDKKDGLKFYTDPSYFFDLWKEKMLQDTEDKRKEKRRQKREKHKLNPNRNQQINVRKVRTRKEEWERRKMGIEFMSDAKKMEQAGSMKEDKMPKGSHASDVTDYSYPATPNHSHHQQIAMPSYGAGDGPQYMAASQSHEHEYRPPSTTVRHATLNRPQQPPPPPPQPSDGQHSSVPVVPAEYGMLPAQMVDYYNPTGPPPPPPPPMIPSAQTAFVSPLQLPVPPSHSGLVTGSTYAATHPPPSGGLVVTAPPPPGPPPPPPGPPAAGASLSSSPMHAPPASEAKQAPMSDARSDLLAAIRMGIQLKKVQEQREQEAKREPVGNDVATILSRRIAVEYSDSDDDSEFDENDWSD
- the WASF3 gene encoding wiskott-Aldrich syndrome protein family member 3 isoform X1, which translates into the protein MPLVKRNIEPRHLCRGALPEGITSELECVTNSTLAAIIRQLSSLSKHAEDIFGELFNEANSFYIRANSLQDRIDRLAVKVTQLDSTVEEVSLQDINMKKAFKSSTVQDQQVVSKNSIPNPVADIYNQSDKPPPLNILSPYRDDKKDGLKFYTDPSYFFDLWKEKMLQDTEDKRKEKRRQKEQKRIDGTTREVKKVRKARNRRQEWNMMAYDKELRPDNRLSQSVYHGASSEGSLSPDTRSHASDVTDYSYPATPNHSHHQQIAMPSYGAGDGPQYMAASQSHEHEYRPPSTTVRHATLNRPQQPPPPPPQPSDGQHSSVPVVPAEYGMLPAQMVDYYNPTGPPPPPPPPMIPSAQTAFVSPLQLPVPPSHSGLVTGSTYAATHPPPSGGLVVTAPPPPGPPPPPPGPPAAGASLSSSPMHAPPASEAKQAPMSDARSDLLAAIRMGIQLKKVQEQREQEAKREPVGNDVATILSRRIAVEYSDSDDDSEFDENDWSD